Proteins encoded within one genomic window of Manduca sexta isolate Smith_Timp_Sample1 chromosome 18, JHU_Msex_v1.0, whole genome shotgun sequence:
- the LOC115444251 gene encoding facilitated trehalose transporter Tret1 isoform X1 yields MPSRIRTQLFIVACINIGQFIDGYSVGWSAPIIPKLQDPNQSPLPDTITEFEVSMIGSLLYIGAIVGPYIPSYLSNIVGRKPCLFAGGFLNLTSLILIVTTTNISMVYAIRIISGLGMGMVTVSNLVYVGEISSPDIRGILLTSTSIVGIFGTLAAYTIGPFVSYAATGYIVLVVNIIHVIGILFIPESPVYYAIKGKQTEAKETLRYLGRLDDLENVFESVRGTNPNEGHTWRAWIKIFTVKANRRSLYITLSLCTLQQLSGVAACLFFTTTIFQLAGSSIRPDLATILVGATRLISSMIAPTVVERAGRRILLLVSTASCSLSLGVLGAYFYLRRVESSVIGDIGWLPLVALITYFFSYELGFGTMPSALVGEMFGGNARSTGSAVSMTTAWLIGFGIATGFGSMVKNLGGDITFGIFSCSCVVAFLFTYKFVPETKGRSLHEIQELLRR; encoded by the exons ATGCCTTCTCGTATTCGAACTCAACTCTTTATAGTGGCttgta TTAATATAGGACAGTTTATAGACGGATACAGTGTGGGATGGTCGGCACCCATCATCCCAAAGCTACAAGACCCCAATCAGTCCCCGCTCCCCGACACCATTACAGAGTTTGAGGTCTCTATGATAGGATCACTGTTATACATAGGAGCTATAGTAG GACCATACATACCAAGTTACTTATCAAATATCGTCGGTCGGAAGCCATGTCTCTTTGCTGGCGGATTCTTAAATCTAACATCCCTGATTCTAATAGTAACTACAACAAACATCTCTATGGTCTATGCCATAAGGATCATAAGCGGCTTGGGCATGGGAATGGTAACAGTCAGTAACTTGGTGTACGTTGGAGAAATATC ttcaCCAGATATCCGGGGTATTCTTTTAACCTCAACTTCCATAGTGGGTATATTCGGAACTCTGGCGGCCTACACGATCGGGCCATTCGTATCGTACGCCGCGACTGGCTACATTGTCctagttgtaaatattatcCACGTGATTGGAATACTATTTATTCCGGAATCACCTGTCTATTACGCTATAAAAG GTAAGCAAACAGAAGCAAAAGAAACTCTTCGCTACCTCGGCAGATTAGATGACTTGGAGAATGTCTTCGAATCAGTCAGGGGCACGAACCCCAATGAGGGACACACCTGGAGAGCCTGGATTAAGATATTTACCGTCAAAGCTAACCGAAGGTCTTTGTATATCACGCTCTCCCTCTGCACCTTGCAGCAATTGAGTGGAGTGGCTGCTTGCCTCTTCTTCACCACTACTATATTCCAACTAGCTGGATCTTCTataag GCCAGACCTCGCCACAATCCTTGTGGGTGCGACCAGGCTGATCTCGAGCATGATAGCGCCCACTGTGGTGGAGCGAGCTGGTCGGAGAATATTGCTGCTCGTATCGACTGCCTCTTGCTCCTTAAGTTTG ggAGTCCTTGGCGCCTACTTCTATCTGCGTCGTGTGGAGAGTTCGGTGATTGGAGACATCGGGTGGCTGCCGCTGGTGGCTCTAATCACTTACTTCTTCTCTTATGAATTAG GTTTTGGCACGATGCCCAGCGCGCTCGTCGGCGAAATGTTCGGCGGGAATGCTCGTAGCACCGGCTCAGCTGTTTCCATGACAACGGCTTGGCTAATTGGCTTTGGTATCGCCACCGGCTTTGGTTCGATGGTGAAGAACCTCGGTGGTGACATCACTTTCGGGATTTTCTCTTGCTCCTGTGTTGTTGcgtttttgtttacttataagTTTGTTCCGGAGACTAAAGGAAGGAGTTTGCATGAGATCCAAGAATTATTGAGGAGGTGA
- the LOC115444251 gene encoding facilitated trehalose transporter Tret1 isoform X2, protein MIGSLLYIGAIVGPYIPSYLSNIVGRKPCLFAGGFLNLTSLILIVTTTNISMVYAIRIISGLGMGMVTVSNLVYVGEISSPDIRGILLTSTSIVGIFGTLAAYTIGPFVSYAATGYIVLVVNIIHVIGILFIPESPVYYAIKGKQTEAKETLRYLGRLDDLENVFESVRGTNPNEGHTWRAWIKIFTVKANRRSLYITLSLCTLQQLSGVAACLFFTTTIFQLAGSSIRPDLATILVGATRLISSMIAPTVVERAGRRILLLVSTASCSLSLGVLGAYFYLRRVESSVIGDIGWLPLVALITYFFSYELGFGTMPSALVGEMFGGNARSTGSAVSMTTAWLIGFGIATGFGSMVKNLGGDITFGIFSCSCVVAFLFTYKFVPETKGRSLHEIQELLRR, encoded by the exons ATGATAGGATCACTGTTATACATAGGAGCTATAGTAG GACCATACATACCAAGTTACTTATCAAATATCGTCGGTCGGAAGCCATGTCTCTTTGCTGGCGGATTCTTAAATCTAACATCCCTGATTCTAATAGTAACTACAACAAACATCTCTATGGTCTATGCCATAAGGATCATAAGCGGCTTGGGCATGGGAATGGTAACAGTCAGTAACTTGGTGTACGTTGGAGAAATATC ttcaCCAGATATCCGGGGTATTCTTTTAACCTCAACTTCCATAGTGGGTATATTCGGAACTCTGGCGGCCTACACGATCGGGCCATTCGTATCGTACGCCGCGACTGGCTACATTGTCctagttgtaaatattatcCACGTGATTGGAATACTATTTATTCCGGAATCACCTGTCTATTACGCTATAAAAG GTAAGCAAACAGAAGCAAAAGAAACTCTTCGCTACCTCGGCAGATTAGATGACTTGGAGAATGTCTTCGAATCAGTCAGGGGCACGAACCCCAATGAGGGACACACCTGGAGAGCCTGGATTAAGATATTTACCGTCAAAGCTAACCGAAGGTCTTTGTATATCACGCTCTCCCTCTGCACCTTGCAGCAATTGAGTGGAGTGGCTGCTTGCCTCTTCTTCACCACTACTATATTCCAACTAGCTGGATCTTCTataag GCCAGACCTCGCCACAATCCTTGTGGGTGCGACCAGGCTGATCTCGAGCATGATAGCGCCCACTGTGGTGGAGCGAGCTGGTCGGAGAATATTGCTGCTCGTATCGACTGCCTCTTGCTCCTTAAGTTTG ggAGTCCTTGGCGCCTACTTCTATCTGCGTCGTGTGGAGAGTTCGGTGATTGGAGACATCGGGTGGCTGCCGCTGGTGGCTCTAATCACTTACTTCTTCTCTTATGAATTAG GTTTTGGCACGATGCCCAGCGCGCTCGTCGGCGAAATGTTCGGCGGGAATGCTCGTAGCACCGGCTCAGCTGTTTCCATGACAACGGCTTGGCTAATTGGCTTTGGTATCGCCACCGGCTTTGGTTCGATGGTGAAGAACCTCGGTGGTGACATCACTTTCGGGATTTTCTCTTGCTCCTGTGTTGTTGcgtttttgtttacttataagTTTGTTCCGGAGACTAAAGGAAGGAGTTTGCATGAGATCCAAGAATTATTGAGGAGGTGA
- the LOC115444247 gene encoding facilitated trehalose transporter Tret1, translating to MEERRYEYNSLKMETSIFKQILIVGCINIGQIIVGYSVGWSAPIIPKLQNATTSPLSEPITDVQASWVGSLLYIGAMIGPHITGILSNMIGRKPCLLIGGSLNILAYVLVIITTNINMVYVLRIISGLGMGITIVSNIVYLGEIASTHIRGILLTSTSIVGITGTLVVYAVVPYVSYVATGYIALVISIIHVIGVFFIPESPVYHAMKENDIKAGKILNLLGRGSDIDKVFETSAVNNNKIKDWTEIFTIKSNRKSLIITFTIGALQQTSGVAVVLFFATTIFKLAGSSIRPDIATIIIGVTRLVSSLIAPVFVERAGRKFLLLISTMACAVSLSILGAYFYLDAIHSPAIDVLGWLPLVALIVYFFSYEAGFGTIPNAIVGEMFRANVRANGSALAITLTWLVGFGLTTGFNSMVATLGGHVTFWLFGGSCVVAFLFTLFVIPETKGKTLNEIQEMMS from the exons TTAACATAGGTCAAATTATCGTAGGCTACAGTGTGGGTTGGTCAGCCCCAATTATACCAAAACTCCAGAATGCCACCACTAGCCCTTTGTCAGAACCCATCACAGACGTACAAGCATCATGGGTCGGATCTTTGCTTTATATTGGAGCTATGATTG GTCCACACATTACCGGGATCCTGTCAAACATGATAGGCAGAAAGCCATGTCTCCTCATCGGTGGGAGTCTTAATATCCTCGCCTACGTGTTGGTCATCATCACCACCAACATCAATATGGTATACGTCCTAAGGATCATCAGTGGACTTGGCATGGGGATCACGATAGTCAGCAatatagtttacttaggagaaATTGC GTCAACTCACATTCGTGGAATTCTATTGACGTCTACCTCAATTGTCGGCATTACGGGAACTCTCGTGGTATACGCAGTGGTCCCGTATGTATCTTACGTAGCTACTGGCTACATAGCCCTGGTGATCAGTATTATACATGTAATTGGAGTATTCTTCATACCCGAGTCTCCAGTATACCATGCTATGAAag agaacGACATAAAGGCAGGTAAAATCCTTAATCTACTAGGCCGAGGATCTGATATAgataaagtcttcgaaacatctgcagtcaataacaacaaaataaaagacTGGACAGAGATATTCACGATCAAATCTAACAGAAAGTCTCTGATAATAACATTCACTATAGGAGCATTACAACAGACGAGCGGCGTAGCAGTAGTACTATTCTTTGCTACAACTATATTCAAATTGGCTGGTTCTTCGATCAGACCTGATATAGCAACTATTATAATTGGAGTTACGAGGTTGGTGTCAAGTCTCATAGCGCCGGTGTTTGTGGAGAGAGCTGGCAGGAAGTTCCTGTTACTGATCTCTACAATGGCGTGTGCTGTTAGTTTG agTATACTCGGCgcgtatttttatttggatGCAATACATAGCCCAGCTATTGATGTCCTTGGCTGGCTGCCTCTAGTTGCTTTAATAGTCTATTTCTTTTCTTACGAAGCAG GTTTCGGAACAATCCCAAATGCAATAGTAGGAGAGATGTTCAGGGCGAATGTCAGAGCTAACGGATCCGCGTTGGCAATCACTCTCACTTGGCTCGTCGGCTTTGGTCTCACCACTGGCTTCAACTCCATGGTGGCCACACTGGGTGGTCACGTTACCTTCTGGCTCTTCGGAGGGTCCTGCGTGGTCGCCTTCCTGTTTACGTTATTTGTGATACCAGAAACCAAAGGGAAGACGTTGAATGAGATTCAGGAAATGATGagctaa